One genomic window of Mogibacterium diversum includes the following:
- a CDS encoding radical SAM protein produces the protein MKDFIKEGQTVTMFVPYDCNNCCPFCVNKEDYRDTSSFNLDRCYRSLDLLDKILPHNDIVLTGGEPLADLDALQDILDHIKDGHHVYINTTLPTNENQDIHRVAAVLNKNKDKISCINVSRHLKHYVKECSDEIFELLEVPHRINCVIFQDATEADTKEKLLKVLDRFSGHEIQLRANYSKLTLDNVFDTEHDDLFKLIDSIAEYKGQLEKELFRTGFLFQLGDSRITYHKTLPYSKINGKVGDIIIRQTGEIYDDWNNYGEEMTLNSLTL, from the coding sequence ATGAAAGATTTTATCAAAGAGGGACAAACTGTTACCATGTTCGTTCCATACGACTGTAACAATTGTTGCCCTTTCTGTGTAAATAAAGAAGACTATAGAGATACATCTTCGTTCAATCTTGATAGATGCTACAGGTCTCTAGACTTACTAGACAAGATTTTACCGCACAACGATATAGTGCTTACCGGAGGTGAGCCTCTTGCAGATCTTGATGCGCTTCAGGACATACTTGATCACATTAAGGATGGTCATCATGTGTACATCAACACAACACTGCCAACCAATGAGAATCAAGATATTCATAGAGTTGCAGCAGTGCTTAACAAAAATAAAGATAAGATTAGCTGCATTAATGTATCAAGACACCTTAAGCATTACGTCAAGGAATGCTCTGATGAGATTTTCGAGCTTCTTGAAGTCCCACATCGCATTAACTGCGTTATTTTCCAGGATGCAACTGAAGCTGACACAAAGGAAAAACTGCTCAAGGTTCTAGATAGATTCTCTGGTCATGAGATACAACTTCGAGCTAACTACTCTAAGTTGACACTTGATAACGTGTTCGACACAGAGCATGACGATTTATTCAAGCTAATCGATTCCATCGCTGAATACAAGGGACAGCTTGAAAAGGAACTGTTCCGTACTGGCTTCCTATTTCAGCTTGGAGACAGCAGAATCACTTATCACAAAACGCTTCCATACAGCAAAATCAATGGTAAAGTCGGTGATATTATCATCAGACAAACTGGTGAAATATACGATGATTGGAATAATTACGGCGAAGAGATGACACTCAATTCACTTACTTTATAG
- the lexA gene encoding transcriptional repressor LexA, giving the protein MTKVKKSEKRQQQVLAYMKETIKLKGFPPTVREICDAIGIKSTSTVYSDIKALEVQGFIKKDPSKPRALAIVDSISKDAKEPMFEADDINMVQLPVIGNVAAGVPILSEQNIEDNIPFPARFIGNGNNFLLVVHGDSMVNVGINDGDYLIVQEDQTASNGDIVVAMIDGAFETEATVKRFYKEKGHIRLQPENDFMEPIIVDDCKIVGKVKGVFRYFN; this is encoded by the coding sequence ATGACAAAGGTTAAAAAAAGCGAAAAACGTCAGCAGCAGGTGCTCGCGTACATGAAGGAAACTATAAAACTAAAAGGATTTCCCCCAACCGTTAGGGAGATTTGTGACGCTATAGGGATCAAATCAACTTCAACGGTATATAGCGATATCAAAGCACTTGAAGTCCAGGGGTTCATCAAAAAAGACCCTAGCAAACCTCGTGCACTGGCAATTGTCGATTCAATTAGCAAAGATGCGAAGGAGCCTATGTTTGAAGCGGATGACATCAACATGGTGCAGCTTCCCGTAATAGGTAACGTTGCAGCAGGTGTTCCGATTCTATCCGAGCAAAATATTGAGGATAACATCCCTTTCCCTGCTCGATTTATCGGTAATGGAAATAACTTCTTGCTGGTAGTACACGGTGACAGTATGGTTAATGTCGGAATAAATGATGGCGATTACTTAATCGTACAAGAAGATCAGACTGCATCTAACGGCGATATTGTTGTTGCGATGATAGACGGCGCATTTGAGACTGAGGCGACAGTTAAGAGGTTCTATAAAGAAAAAGGACACATAAGGCTACAGCCTGAAAACGACTTCATGGAGCCTATAATTGTCGATGACTGTAAGATTGTCGGCAAGGTTAAGGGAGTCTTCAGATATTTTAACTAA
- a CDS encoding uracil-xanthine permease family protein, with protein sequence MTQSNEHHYSNGITDARTLGWPKTILLGLQHTFAMFGATVLVPLLTGLSISTTLLMAGLGTLLFHLLTKGKVPAFLGSSFAFLGGYAAVAPLQNGHPNTEMLPYACGGVIVAGFVYVILAALIKLFTIEKVMKFFPPVVTGPIIISIGLILAPSAIKNAQTNWLLAIVALASIIFFNMWGRGMAKIVPIILGVIISYLVALAMGQIDFSGMGKESIVAFPPIMMAKFNISAIITITPIALATMMEHIGDISAISATTGYNYIKDPGLHRTLLGDGLATMLASLFGGPANTTYGENTGVLALTKVYDPLVIRIAACFAIILSFIPKFAFIIETIPLAIIGGVSLILYGMISAVGIRNLVENQVNYKNTRNTIITALILVCSLGFNQIGGITFTVIGVKITLSGLAIAAIVGIVANMLLPGKDYEFDEDNEDDKFQTFKV encoded by the coding sequence ATGACACAGAGTAACGAACATCACTACTCTAACGGCATAACCGATGCAAGAACACTCGGTTGGCCGAAAACTATTCTACTAGGCCTTCAGCATACATTTGCCATGTTCGGTGCAACCGTGCTGGTACCACTTCTCACAGGTCTTAGCATATCCACTACGCTTTTGATGGCTGGTCTTGGAACACTGTTATTCCATCTGCTGACTAAAGGTAAGGTACCGGCGTTTCTCGGCTCTTCATTCGCTTTTCTTGGTGGTTATGCAGCTGTAGCACCGCTTCAGAATGGTCACCCCAATACAGAAATGCTCCCATATGCTTGCGGTGGAGTAATTGTTGCAGGCTTTGTATATGTAATACTTGCTGCACTTATAAAGTTATTTACGATTGAAAAGGTCATGAAATTCTTTCCTCCTGTAGTTACAGGGCCGATCATCATTTCAATCGGTTTAATACTCGCGCCATCTGCTATCAAGAATGCACAAACTAACTGGCTTCTAGCCATTGTTGCCCTAGCATCGATCATATTCTTCAATATGTGGGGCCGTGGCATGGCCAAGATTGTACCTATCATTTTAGGTGTAATAATCTCATATTTAGTAGCTCTAGCGATGGGACAGATTGATTTCTCGGGTATGGGTAAAGAGTCAATTGTTGCCTTCCCTCCCATCATGATGGCTAAGTTTAATATAAGCGCAATTATCACAATCACTCCAATTGCCTTAGCGACAATGATGGAGCATATCGGAGATATATCCGCCATCAGCGCTACAACTGGTTACAACTACATTAAGGACCCAGGTCTACACCGCACGCTTCTCGGTGACGGACTAGCAACGATGCTCGCCTCTCTATTTGGTGGACCTGCTAATACAACATACGGTGAAAATACTGGCGTTCTTGCACTAACAAAGGTATATGATCCACTAGTAATAAGAATTGCCGCATGCTTTGCGATAATACTCTCGTTTATACCAAAGTTTGCATTTATCATAGAAACTATTCCATTAGCAATTATTGGCGGTGTTTCACTGATACTATACGGCATGATTTCTGCAGTCGGCATTAGAAATCTTGTTGAAAACCAGGTTAATTACAAAAACACTCGAAATACTATAATCACTGCTCTCATTCTCGTATGCTCTCTAGGATTTAACCAGATTGGCGGTATAACATTTACAGTTATTGGCGTAAAAATCACTCTTTCTGGACTCGCCATTGCGGCTATAGTTGGCATTGTAGCTAATATGCTACTCCCTGGAAAAGATTATGAGTTTGACGAGGATAACGAAGACGATAAATTCCAGACATTTAAAGTTTAG
- a CDS encoding zinc dependent phospholipase C family protein, producing MPAHNAHYLFGRTVLSKLPADTERLINTNADSYAAFVFGLQGPDILAFYRPIFPSILNKEGATIHHSPGSSFFKHAFKVVQESPTVEKISYLYGAMCHYILDSLCHPIINNYVKTTGMSHSLVEREFDHYVLEQHDLTPFTIELKLVAPVRKNLGSIMAPFYESPTASQMQLATRDMRRSILILGTKNDFLRRRLLSILASNRVTMKQCDMVASNEYDPRSAESNSEIWKKYEMAIDKAVSEIKYIRKSLIDHNQPDLSRYELDYLGKKH from the coding sequence ATGCCTGCACATAACGCACACTATCTGTTCGGAAGAACTGTTCTAAGCAAGTTACCTGCTGATACTGAGAGGTTAATTAATACAAATGCCGATTCATATGCGGCATTTGTTTTCGGGCTCCAAGGACCTGATATCCTTGCATTTTATAGACCGATATTTCCAAGCATCCTTAATAAAGAAGGTGCAACTATCCATCATAGTCCTGGTTCATCCTTCTTTAAACATGCCTTTAAGGTTGTTCAAGAATCTCCTACTGTAGAGAAAATCAGCTATTTATATGGTGCGATGTGTCACTATATACTAGATTCTCTATGTCACCCTATTATTAATAATTACGTAAAAACAACTGGTATGTCACACAGCTTGGTCGAAAGAGAGTTTGATCACTATGTGCTAGAACAGCACGACCTTACGCCATTTACTATTGAGCTAAAGCTCGTTGCGCCAGTGAGGAAAAATCTCGGTTCAATAATGGCACCTTTTTATGAATCCCCTACCGCTAGCCAGATGCAGCTAGCAACTAGAGATATGAGGCGTTCAATTCTAATACTCGGAACAAAGAATGACTTCCTTCGCAGAAGACTTCTCTCAATCCTCGCTTCTAACAGAGTAACAATGAAACAATGCGACATGGTAGCATCTAACGAATATGATCCTCGCTCAGCGGAGAGCAATTCTGAAATTTGGAAGAAGTACGAAATGGCCATAGACAAGGCTGTTTCTGAAATCAAATACATAAGAAAAAGTCTGATTGATCATAATCAACCAGACCTTAGTCGCTATGAACTAGATTATCTAGGCAAGAAACACTAG
- a CDS encoding COG2426 family protein, with product MLKTFLMAMVPIIELRGAIPYGAGIAGLPIWQAALIAVLGNLLPVPFLVVFTRDVFALMRKKSDKLNSIVLRMERKADKNKDVVLRYEFWGLMILVAIPLPGTGAWTGALVAAMMDMQLKRAFPAIALGVVVAAFIVTWVTYGASMFL from the coding sequence ATGCTAAAAACGTTTCTTATGGCTATGGTGCCTATTATAGAGCTACGTGGTGCAATACCGTATGGTGCTGGAATTGCAGGACTACCAATCTGGCAAGCGGCATTAATTGCGGTGCTCGGCAATCTGCTACCTGTTCCGTTTCTCGTCGTTTTTACAAGGGACGTATTTGCGTTGATGCGCAAGAAGTCTGATAAGCTTAACAGTATAGTCCTTAGGATGGAGCGAAAAGCTGATAAGAACAAGGACGTTGTCCTAAGGTATGAGTTCTGGGGACTTATGATTCTTGTAGCGATTCCACTTCCTGGAACTGGAGCATGGACAGGTGCTCTAGTGGCTGCGATGATGGATATGCAGCTCAAAAGAGCGTTCCCTGCAATTGCCCTAGGTGTAGTCGTCGCAGCATTCATAGTTACATGGGTAACGTACGGAGCATCGATGTTTTTATAG
- a CDS encoding aminopeptidase: MKDKNAWNNYSPEELKALENLNKGYIDFISEGKTERECTELLVKMAEAHGYRDLNEVIKNNETLSIGSKVYAVNMNKCLITFNIGEDIVNRGMNILGAHIDSPRIDLKQNPLYETDEFAYLDTQYYGGIKKYQWVTMPLALHGVIAKKDGTVVNVNIGEDPSDPVFFISDLLIHLAQDQMQLTAAKLIDGENMDIVFGTQPLDSESESAVKANVLKLLKDKYGIEEDDFWSAEIEAVPAGRAREAGLDRSLILGYGHDDRSCAYTSAVALFEVENPKTTTCGLFVDKEEIGSYGATGMQSHFFEDIVRELLDRLGIYTELNAARVLRNSRMLSSDVSATYDPMYADKFSKRNAALFGRGIVFNKYTGSRGKGGSNDANAEYLGKLRAIMHKHNVMFQSAELGKVDVGGGGTIAYILALYGMEVVDSGIAVLNMHAPYEAVSKSDVYEAYKGYKAFIIEA; the protein is encoded by the coding sequence ATGAAAGATAAAAACGCATGGAATAACTACTCTCCAGAGGAGCTTAAAGCTCTCGAGAATTTAAACAAGGGATACATAGATTTCATTTCAGAAGGGAAGACTGAACGCGAGTGCACAGAGCTTCTAGTCAAGATGGCAGAGGCTCATGGATATCGTGACCTAAATGAGGTGATTAAAAATAATGAAACTTTGAGCATAGGTAGCAAGGTCTACGCAGTTAACATGAATAAGTGTCTTATTACATTTAACATAGGCGAAGACATCGTTAATCGCGGTATGAACATCCTCGGGGCGCACATCGACTCACCTAGAATTGATTTAAAGCAGAATCCACTATACGAGACTGATGAATTTGCCTATCTAGATACACAGTACTATGGTGGCATCAAGAAGTACCAGTGGGTTACTATGCCCCTTGCACTTCACGGCGTAATTGCCAAAAAGGACGGAACCGTTGTTAATGTAAATATAGGCGAGGATCCATCAGACCCAGTTTTCTTCATCAGCGACCTATTAATTCACCTGGCTCAGGACCAGATGCAGCTTACCGCAGCCAAGCTGATCGATGGTGAAAACATGGATATCGTATTCGGCACGCAGCCACTTGACAGCGAGAGTGAATCCGCAGTGAAGGCTAACGTATTAAAGCTACTCAAGGATAAATACGGTATCGAAGAAGACGACTTCTGGTCGGCTGAGATTGAGGCTGTGCCAGCTGGAAGAGCCAGAGAAGCAGGTTTAGACAGGAGCCTAATTCTCGGTTATGGGCACGACGATAGATCTTGTGCGTACACTTCTGCTGTTGCTCTCTTCGAAGTTGAAAATCCAAAGACCACTACTTGTGGACTCTTTGTAGACAAAGAGGAAATCGGTAGCTACGGTGCTACAGGTATGCAGTCTCACTTCTTCGAGGATATAGTTAGAGAACTACTAGATAGACTAGGAATTTACACAGAGCTAAATGCAGCTCGCGTTCTGAGAAATTCTCGCATGCTCTCATCCGATGTAAGTGCAACTTACGACCCTATGTACGCAGACAAGTTCAGCAAGAGAAACGCTGCTCTCTTCGGTAGAGGAATCGTGTTCAACAAGTACACAGGAAGCAGAGGAAAAGGTGGTTCTAACGACGCTAATGCCGAATATCTCGGCAAGCTCAGAGCGATCATGCATAAGCACAATGTAATGTTCCAGTCAGCTGAGCTCGGCAAAGTAGATGTCGGTGGCGGTGGTACTATTGCGTATATCTTGGCACTTTACGGCATGGAAGTTGTAGATAGCGGAATCGCAGTACTCAACATGCATGCTCCATACGAAGCGGTTAGCAAGTCTGACGTATACGAAGCATACAAGGGATATAAGGCGTTTATTATAGAGGCGTAG
- a CDS encoding NADH-dependent [FeFe] hydrogenase, group A6 has translation MSDVKVTIDNIEVNVPEGSTLLEAAHIAGVDIPTLCYLKDVNEIGACRMCLCEVEGARALAAACVFPVFDGMVARTNTPKIVEYRRKNLQLLLSDHNMDCLGCFRSGNCELLKLCRRYGVDDTEYYKGAKNHSVIEDSSKSIVRDNSKCILCRRCIGACNNLQSIGVIGANKRGFDTYVGTTFNIPLAETSCVNCGQCIVACPVGALYEKDSITQVKEAIEDPDKFVVVQAAPSTRVALAECFDQPIGMEVEGKLSAALHRLGFDRVFDTNFSADLTIVEEANELVERVKGGGVLPMITSCSPGWVKFCEHYYPELIPNLSTCKSPQQMFGAVTKSYYADVMGIPVDKIVSVSVMPCTAKKHELGRDDQGTDGYQDVDYSLTTRELARMIKMAGIEFMKLEDEPYDNPLGEYTGAGVIFGATGGVMEAALRTAVEKLTGEELIDLDFVDVRGVKGVKEAEYDLQGKKVKVAVASGLANARIIMDKVKAGEADYTFIEIMGCPGGCVNGGGQPHVDSQVRNFIDVRAERAKGLYTLDKNAPIRKAHENPVIIKMYDDYLGVPGGEKAHHLLHTSYVNRGVNKQAD, from the coding sequence ATGTCAGATGTTAAAGTAACAATTGATAACATAGAGGTTAATGTTCCTGAAGGTTCTACGCTACTCGAAGCAGCGCACATCGCAGGAGTTGATATCCCTACGCTATGTTATCTAAAGGATGTAAATGAAATTGGTGCATGTAGAATGTGTCTATGTGAAGTAGAGGGTGCTCGTGCACTTGCGGCAGCATGTGTATTCCCTGTATTTGACGGAATGGTTGCACGTACTAATACACCGAAGATAGTTGAGTATAGAAGAAAGAATTTACAGCTTCTATTATCAGATCATAACATGGACTGCCTAGGTTGCTTCAGAAGTGGCAACTGCGAGCTTCTAAAGCTATGTAGAAGGTACGGGGTAGATGATACTGAGTACTACAAGGGTGCAAAGAATCATTCCGTAATAGAAGACAGTTCGAAGTCAATAGTTCGCGACAATAGCAAGTGTATACTATGTCGTCGCTGCATAGGAGCATGTAATAATCTTCAGAGCATCGGAGTAATCGGTGCTAACAAGAGAGGATTTGACACTTACGTTGGGACGACTTTTAATATTCCTTTAGCTGAGACGAGCTGCGTAAATTGTGGACAGTGCATCGTTGCTTGTCCAGTAGGCGCTCTATATGAGAAGGATTCTATCACGCAGGTTAAGGAAGCGATTGAAGACCCAGATAAGTTCGTAGTCGTTCAGGCTGCTCCTTCAACCAGAGTTGCGCTAGCTGAGTGTTTTGATCAACCGATAGGTATGGAAGTAGAAGGGAAACTGTCTGCAGCTCTGCACAGGCTTGGCTTTGATAGAGTTTTCGATACGAATTTCTCGGCGGACCTCACTATCGTTGAGGAAGCAAATGAGCTTGTCGAGAGAGTTAAGGGGGGCGGAGTCCTTCCTATGATTACTTCTTGCTCGCCAGGATGGGTTAAGTTCTGTGAGCACTACTATCCAGAATTAATTCCTAATCTATCGACATGCAAGTCGCCTCAGCAGATGTTCGGTGCTGTGACAAAGTCATACTATGCAGATGTTATGGGTATCCCGGTGGACAAAATCGTGTCTGTAAGCGTAATGCCATGTACAGCTAAGAAACATGAGCTTGGAAGAGATGATCAGGGTACTGATGGATATCAGGATGTTGATTACTCGCTTACAACTCGTGAGCTTGCGAGGATGATAAAGATGGCTGGTATCGAGTTTATGAAGCTTGAAGATGAGCCTTATGATAATCCGCTTGGTGAATACACCGGAGCTGGAGTAATATTTGGTGCTACTGGTGGTGTAATGGAGGCAGCGCTCAGAACGGCTGTCGAAAAGCTTACAGGTGAAGAGCTTATTGATCTTGATTTCGTAGATGTTCGTGGCGTAAAGGGCGTAAAAGAGGCTGAATACGACCTGCAGGGCAAGAAGGTTAAGGTTGCTGTTGCCAGCGGGCTGGCAAACGCCAGGATAATTATGGATAAGGTAAAGGCAGGAGAAGCTGACTATACCTTCATAGAAATCATGGGATGTCCTGGTGGCTGTGTAAATGGTGGTGGCCAGCCACATGTAGACTCCCAGGTTAGAAACTTTATCGATGTCAGAGCTGAACGAGCAAAAGGGCTATATACCTTGGATAAGAATGCTCCAATTCGTAAGGCTCATGAGAATCCAGTAATTATCAAGATGTACGATGATTATCTCGGAGTTCCAGGAGGCGAGAAGGCACATCATTTACTACATACTTCATATGTAAATAGAGGTGTGAATAAGCAGGCTGACTAA
- the nuoF gene encoding NADH-quinone oxidoreductase subunit NuoF translates to MKSLNELRAIKNKMMCQVNLRLGGEAAIHAEAEGAQVHKNYILVCGGTGCTSNHSLDVVKAFETHLKEHGLQDDVKIIQTGCLGLCAKGPVVVVHPGSVYYEEVDPEKVEAIVNEHIVGGVPTDKYMLKEETTDGSPAKTMTESDFYTKQERIALRNCGVIDPENIDEYIATGGYEALGRCLTEMTPDEVIQTVLDSGIRGRGGAGFPTGKKWKFASGNRGEVQKYVCCNADEGDPGAFMDRSILEGDPHSVFEAMAIAGYAIGADQGYIYVRAEYPIAVNRLEIALKQAREYGLIGKDIFGTGFNFDIDLRLGAGAFVCGEETALLTSIEGNRGEPHPRPPFPAVKGLFGCPTILNNVETYANIPVIFNKGPEWFSSLGTELSPGTKVFALGGKINNTGLVEVPMGTTLRDVVENIGGGVPNGKKFKAAQTGGPSGGCIPSTYYDIPIDFENLKSIGCMMGSGGLIVMDEDSCMVDIAKFFLEFTVSESCGKCTPCRVGTKRMLEILTRISEGKGEMEDLEKLEELANFIQTNSLCGLGQTAPNPVLSTMRFFRDEYVAHIKDKTCPAGVCKKLLKYSIIEEKCKGCTLCARNCPVDAISGAVKTPHVIDTAKCIKCGACMDNCRFGAIIRK, encoded by the coding sequence ATGAAATCGCTTAATGAACTTAGAGCCATCAAGAATAAGATGATGTGCCAAGTAAACCTCAGGCTAGGTGGTGAAGCAGCTATCCATGCTGAGGCTGAGGGGGCACAGGTTCATAAGAATTATATACTTGTGTGCGGAGGGACAGGATGTACATCTAATCACAGCTTAGATGTAGTTAAAGCTTTCGAGACTCACCTCAAAGAGCATGGACTTCAAGATGATGTGAAAATCATCCAGACAGGATGTCTTGGTCTATGTGCTAAAGGTCCTGTAGTTGTAGTTCATCCTGGCTCTGTTTACTATGAAGAAGTTGATCCTGAGAAGGTAGAGGCAATTGTCAACGAGCATATCGTTGGTGGTGTTCCGACTGACAAATACATGCTCAAAGAGGAGACTACTGATGGAAGTCCTGCAAAGACAATGACAGAGTCCGACTTCTATACTAAGCAGGAGAGAATTGCACTTAGAAACTGTGGAGTTATTGATCCAGAGAATATCGATGAATACATCGCTACAGGTGGATATGAGGCACTGGGCAGATGCTTAACGGAGATGACCCCAGATGAGGTTATCCAGACTGTACTCGACAGTGGCATTAGAGGCCGTGGTGGTGCAGGATTCCCAACAGGAAAGAAATGGAAGTTCGCATCTGGCAATAGAGGAGAAGTCCAGAAATACGTATGTTGTAATGCTGACGAGGGAGACCCTGGTGCATTCATGGATCGTTCAATATTAGAGGGGGATCCACATTCAGTTTTCGAAGCTATGGCCATTGCAGGATATGCAATTGGTGCAGATCAGGGATACATCTATGTTCGTGCGGAGTATCCAATTGCCGTTAATAGGCTAGAGATTGCGCTTAAGCAGGCTAGGGAATATGGCCTGATTGGCAAGGACATATTTGGTACGGGATTTAACTTTGATATCGACTTAAGGCTCGGTGCGGGAGCATTCGTCTGTGGAGAGGAAACTGCTCTTCTAACTTCTATCGAAGGAAATAGAGGTGAACCACACCCTCGTCCACCGTTCCCTGCTGTAAAGGGATTGTTCGGATGTCCAACAATCCTTAATAACGTTGAAACCTATGCTAACATACCAGTGATATTTAATAAGGGACCAGAGTGGTTCAGTTCTCTCGGAACGGAGCTATCCCCAGGGACTAAGGTATTCGCGTTAGGTGGTAAGATTAATAATACAGGGCTTGTAGAGGTCCCAATGGGCACAACTCTGCGTGATGTAGTTGAAAATATCGGTGGCGGAGTTCCAAACGGTAAGAAATTTAAAGCTGCTCAGACAGGCGGTCCATCTGGCGGATGCATACCTAGCACATACTATGATATCCCTATCGACTTCGAGAACCTAAAGAGCATCGGATGTATGATGGGCTCTGGCGGTCTTATCGTAATGGATGAAGATAGCTGCATGGTAGACATCGCAAAGTTCTTCCTAGAATTTACGGTTAGTGAGTCATGTGGCAAGTGTACACCTTGCAGAGTTGGTACTAAGAGAATGCTCGAAATACTAACGAGAATCTCCGAGGGAAAAGGTGAGATGGAAGACCTTGAAAAGCTCGAGGAATTGGCTAACTTTATTCAGACCAACTCGCTATGTGGACTTGGCCAGACAGCACCAAACCCAGTTCTTTCGACAATGAGATTCTTTAGAGATGAGTACGTTGCCCACATAAAGGATAAGACATGTCCTGCGGGTGTCTGCAAGAAGCTACTCAAGTACAGCATAATCGAAGAGAAATGTAAGGGATGTACTCTCTGCGCTAGAAACTGCCCAGTTGATGCTATCTCTGGTGCAGTTAAGACACCTCACGTAATTGATACTGCTAAGTGTATCAAGTGCGGAGCATGTATGGATAACTGTAGATTCGGCGCAATAATCAGAAAGTAG
- a CDS encoding NADH-quinone oxidoreductase subunit NuoE family protein — MKVSNVPFKGTPEQEQQLLKVIDELKGEKGCLMPIMQHAQEIYGYLPYQVQKIISDETGFPMEKVYGVATFYAQFSMSPKGEHEVSVCLGTACYVKGAGDIFDKCVEELKIGDGECTPDGKFSLDSCRCVGACGLAPVVIVGGDVYGKMTADKIPEVLAKYM, encoded by the coding sequence ATGAAGGTTTCAAATGTCCCATTCAAGGGCACACCTGAGCAAGAGCAGCAATTACTAAAGGTTATTGACGAGCTTAAAGGTGAGAAGGGTTGCTTGATGCCAATCATGCAGCATGCACAGGAGATATATGGGTATCTCCCATATCAGGTTCAGAAAATCATTTCCGATGAAACGGGTTTTCCTATGGAGAAGGTATATGGTGTAGCTACATTCTATGCTCAGTTCTCAATGTCACCTAAGGGTGAACATGAAGTTTCAGTCTGTCTAGGTACTGCATGCTACGTTAAGGGTGCAGGAGATATATTTGATAAGTGTGTTGAGGAACTCAAGATTGGTGATGGAGAATGCACACCGGATGGAAAGTTCTCCTTAGATTCATGCCGCTGCGTTGGGGCTTGTGGACTTGCTCCAGTAGTTATCGTTGGCGGAGACGTGTATGGCAAAATGACTGCGGATAAGATCCCAGAGGTTCTTGCTAAATACATGTAG
- a CDS encoding DRTGG domain-containing protein — MTLLEINSIIEGKILTKNPDLNLELVNAFSSDVISHIVTYASDKSILITAVYNPQILKTAEMKGVQCVILIGIYEPEPSLVTLANSLGITLLRSTFSMYVTCGKLYSSGLQGAF; from the coding sequence ATGACACTACTTGAAATTAATTCTATTATAGAAGGAAAGATCCTAACCAAGAATCCAGATCTAAATCTTGAGCTAGTTAATGCCTTTTCATCTGATGTAATAAGTCACATCGTAACATATGCTAGCGATAAGTCGATACTTATCACGGCAGTGTATAACCCTCAAATCCTTAAAACCGCTGAAATGAAAGGCGTTCAATGTGTCATTTTGATTGGCATTTACGAACCAGAGCCATCGCTTGTCACTCTTGCAAATTCATTGGGAATCACTTTGCTGCGTTCTACTTTTTCAATGTATGTTACTTGCGGGAAGCTTTATAGCAGCGGTTTGCAGGGCGCTTTTTAA